From a single Mangifera indica cultivar Alphonso chromosome 19, CATAS_Mindica_2.1, whole genome shotgun sequence genomic region:
- the LOC123203512 gene encoding uncharacterized protein LOC123203512 isoform X3, translated as MMMEGEGSSSSKKRGVQNHNDGFINILFSWSFDDICNENLFSHKVEKIPESFESVTQYFESFVYPLLEETRAQLFSPMETISSAPYAKVDDFRPHGPELHDVKIDCWKNRFSNNGKEPYKTLPGDILILADAKPETISDLERVGRMWSFLSVMKIAGDDDENDNDTTSTYFKVKASKSIQQFDGEKSLFVIFLANITTNRRIWKSLNMSRNLKIINEVLRRNSVLEESCQVCSELNRGILYERFGSGLSSTLNDSQLNAVLACLDGVRCDHKSSVQLIWGPPGTGKTRAVSILLFTLLKTKCRTLTCAPTNVAITEVASRVLKLLKESIKTDDYGSETLLLPLGDILLFGSKERLKVGQEIEEIYLDYRVKRLSECFGMLTGWRHCFSSMMDLLEDCVSQYHIFLENKLIKKRESIDKNEVKENYRNMEMEGDNEEFNSFLEFVRDRFKHTATPLRNCLYIFCTHIPKSFILESNFQNMVDLISLLDSFETLLFQKNVVSDELQELFSHSVAEEFFSSPGHRNYLLQKRRASVIFCTASSSFKLHYVDMEPLNILVIDEAAQLRESESTIPLKLFGINHTILIGDECQLPATVNSKVSDEASFGRSLFERLSSLGHSKHLLNTQYRMHPSISYFPNLYFYKNQICDSPNVKRKSYKKVFLPRSPIFRPYSFINILEGREEFIGHSCRNMVEVAVVMKILQNLYKDWNDSKQKLRIGIVSPYGAQVQAIQEKLGGKYDNCDDFTVKVKSIDGFQGGEEDIIIISTVRFNRSGSIGFLSKPQRINVALTRARHCLWILGNERTLTHGESVWEILIHDAKDRCCFFNADEDKDMAKAILEAKKELNELDELLNADSILFRSQKWKVIFSDNFLKSFKRMKSDRDKKSVINLLMKLSTGWRPKRRNIDTICKSSLHIIKQFKVEGLYTICTVDIVKESMYIQVLKVWDILPLEDVPKLVKRLDDIFVRYTDDYINRCKEKYIEGNLEVPKTWAVSSEIIRIRNLADIKSGSDLSGAPLDSMSYVENSNVAESLLLMKFYALSSGIVSHLLSDRDGRELDLPFEVTDEQLEMILYPRSTFILGRSGTGKTTVLTMKLFQKEKLHHTATEGFYGDHYHKHLHTTQENDVEKVIGEKKLNILRQLFVTVSPKLCFAVKQHISHLKSSTLGEKFIGEGSLLDMDDIDDGAQFKDIPNSFVDVPSKSYPLVLTYHKFLMMLDGTIGNSYFDRFHDVRKHSDALSQRLRSVSLYSIMRTKEVTYDRFSLFYWPHFNEKLTKKLDSSRVFIEIISYIKGGLQSMEISDGKLSREDYVLLSEGRVSTLNRLKREMIYKIFQNYEKMKMANGEFDLADLVIDLHHRLKKGKYHGDEIHFVYVDEVQDLTVSQIALFKYICKNVEEGFVFSGDTAQTIARGVDFKFEDIRSLFYKRFVMESRSNEHDGKEQKGQLSKILNLSQNFRTHVGILKLAQSIIDLLYCFFDRFVDVLNPETSMIYGESPILLESENNENAIIKIFGKTGNAAGAIVGFGADQVILVRDDNARKNISDYVGNQALVLTIVESKGLEFKDVLLYNFFGSSNLKNQWRVIYEYMKEQNLLDSTSPSAFPSFSEAKHNILCAELKQLYVAITRTRQRLWIWEDNEDVSKPMFDYWKKKFLVQVKQLDDSFVHAMQVVSTPEEWKLKGLKLFHECNYEKATFCFERAKDLYWVERCKATALKADADRIRSLNPVEANIKLRQAAIKFEAINNADSAAKCFYELGEYERAGRIYLEKCEEPELERAGECFCLAGRHELAAKVYAKGNFLAECLTVCSKGKLFDVGLQYIYYWKQHASNDVDLVQRIKQISNIEQEFLESCAFHYHEHKDSKSMMKFVKAFQSLDLKRNFLKSLDCFAELILLEEESGNFLDAANIAKTRGDILRASDLLQKAGNFKEASILILNYVFSNSLWSSGSKGWPLKQFREKEELLGKAKSLAKKDSNQFSEFVQTEADIISNEQCNLLLLGQQLNASKRCQSLRGEILTVRKILDFHLHLSTSKYGWEDELVSDLIAYSEDIIHRNQVSVETLVYFWNYWKNMIVKILEYLKDLRTQDVNDYRSYGDFCVNYLGIWKQYSSRGTKYLLLNPNAHWIREVDKRCAQSEKLVLIDVSRLVSAALHYWSSELLFVGKRVSEYLDTFHKQSFKNSSSMLCKVRIFSYIFEVSKSLLNSKFLQHRYHDTNSLQSIAEQSMWRFFDFIFPLDWRESLKGDLIYVRRTEICRSMIKEVIFQNIGLKGCLSYGQIGRTAVMILGSGKPSKEVFENVAKSCNENKPWKEFLESLSLSGTVGPGNNIDLVQKFYAALKDIYETEWKKDYISPSNFLYLLERFLIILSSVQGFVLTTQSCFVELLIYQEGNTPSVFKIDVQFSFGDILKFVVGIVSQFLHSRNDTMEWIKKSHPNHVHHYHSLVVLRLVVIVCLLHMNFGNYANLLFDLLNRNYDKLPPEFCNLLRRRWRHNSHNVDLIAEAFKRIQNPLVIVSWGENCSRFKCRDAVFVDMTANKYKEILRVMFPQSEGHSGTKLEAASLHKNVSLLDCRGKEKGSILPTSKSSILLDKDSIAQTINEDISETIEALIENADDEKSILLNAPAVEPNSSTEGKATEAGSEAKCDENADDEKSILLNAPTVEQNSSTEGKATEAGSEGKCDEGNNTDSKEALQVNRASGSQSPENTQKTEKKGKGKKKPKKKNKGNGKRKN; from the exons ATGATGATGGAAGGTGAAGGTAGTAGTAGCAGCAAGAAGAGAGGAGTTCAAAATCATAACGATGGCTTCATTAATATTCTCTTTTCTTGGTCTTTTGATGACATTTGTAATGAAAATCTTTTCAGTCATAAG GTGGAAAAAATTCCTGAATCATTTGAGTCTGTCACTCAGTATTTCGAATCATTTGTTTATCCTTTGTTGGAAGAAACACGAGCACAACTGTTTTCACCCATGGAGACCATTTCAAGCGCACCTTATGCTAAGGTGGATGATTTCAGGCCCCATGGACCTGAGTTACATGATGTTAAGATTGATTGCTGGAAGAACAGGTTCAGTAACAATGGTAAAGAGCCTTATAAAACTTTGCCGggggatattttaattttagcagATGCGAAGCCTGAAACTATTTCCGACTTGGAGAGGGTTGGTAGAATGTGGTCTTTTCTATCAGTCATGAAAATCGCAGgggatgatgatgaaaatgataaCGATACCACTTCTACTTACTTTAAAGTGAAGGCTTCAAAAAGCATCCAGCAGTTTGATGGGGAGAAATCACTGTTTGTGATTTTCTTGGCAAATATTACTACTAACAGAAGAATATGGAAATCCTTGAACATGTCTCGAAATTTGAAGATTATCAATGAAGTTTTACGCAGGAATTCTGTG TTGGAGGAAAGTTGCCAAGTCTGTTCTGAACTGAATAGGGGCATTTTATATGAGAGATTTGGTAGTGGTTTATCGTCAACATTGAATGATTCACAATTGAATGCAGTTCTTGCCTGTCTTGATGGAGTGCGTTGTGATCACAAGTCCTCTGTGCAACTTATATGGGGTCCCCCTGGAACAGGGAAAACTAGAGCTGTTAGTATACTTCTCTTTACGCTGTTGAAAACAAAATGCAGAACCCTTACTTGTGCCCCGACAAATGTTGCAATTACTGAAGTTGCTTCTCGTGTTCTGAAGCTGCTGAAAGAATCGATTAAAACTGACGACTATGGAAGTGAGACTCTGTTGCTTCCTCTTGGAGATATTCTCTTGTTTGGGAGTAAGGAGAGACTCAAAGTTGGTcaagaaatagaagaaatatATCTGGATTATCGTGTTAAAAGGCTTTCAGAGTGTTTTGGTATGCTGACTGGCTGGAGGCATTGCTTCTCATCCATGATGGATTTACTTGAAGATTGTGTTTCTCAGTATCACATTTTCTTGGAgaataaattgataaagaagagagaaagcaTTGACAAAAATGAAGTCAAAGAGAATTACAGGAATATGGAAATGGAAGGTGACAATGAGGAGTTTAATTCGTTTCTTGAATTTGTGAGAGATAGATTTAAACATACTGCCACTCCTCTTAgaaattgtttatatatcttCTGCACTCATATACCCAAAAGTTTCATTTTGGaaagtaattttcaaaatatggtAGATCTTAtcagtttacttgattctttcgaAACTTTGTTGTTTCAAAAAAATGTAGTTTCTGACGAGCTCCAAGAGCTCTTTTCACATTCAGTAGCTGAAGAGTTTTTTTCATCACCTGGGCATAGAAATTACTTGTTGCAGAAAAGGAGAG CTTCTGTAATATTTTGCACTGCCTCTAGTTCATTTAAGCTGCATTATGTGGACATGGAACCACTGAACATTCTGGTCATTGATGAAGCGGCACAACTAAGAGAAAGTGAGTCGACAATACCGCTGAAACTGTTCGGCATAAATCACACTATTCTCATTGGGGATGAGTGCCAATTGCCAGCAACGGTTAATAGCAAG gtttctGATGAAGCTTCTTTCGGTAGAAGCTTATTTGAGAGGCTGAGCTCATTGGGTCACTCTAAACACCTGCTCAATACACAGTATCGGATGCACCCCTCAATTAGCTACTtcccaaatttatatttttataaaaaccaGATTTGCGATTCTCctaatgttaaaagaaaaagctaCAAAAAAGTCTTTTTGCCAAGATCTCCAATATTCCGTCCATATTCTTTCATCAATATTCTCGAAGGGAGAGAAGAGTTTATTGGCCATAGCTGCAGAAATATGGTTGAGGTAGCTGTTGTGATGAAAATATTGCAGAACCTGTACAAAG ATTGGAATGACTCAAAACAGAAGCTGAGGATTGGCATAGTCTCACCTTACGGTGCTCAAGTACAAGCAATTCAAGAAAAACTTGGAGGCAAGTATGATAACTGTGATGACTTTACTGTAAAAGTGAAGTCAATTGATGGGTTTCAAGGTGGTGAGGAGGACATTATTATAATTTCGACTGTGAGATTCAACAGAAGTGGATCCATTGGATTCTTGTCCAAGCCACAGAGAATCAATGTTGCACTTACGAGGGCCAg GCACTGTTTATGGATTTTAGGGAATGAAAGAACCTTAACTCATGGTGAATCTGTTTGGGAAATCTTAATCCATGATGCTAAGGACCGCTGTTGTTTCTTTAATGCTGATGAAGATAAGGATATGGCCAAAGCTATATTAGAGGCCAAAAAAGAGCTTAATGAATTGGATGAATTGCTGAATGCTGACAGTATACTTTTCAGAAGTCAAAAGTGGAAG GTTATTTTTAGTGATAACTTCTTGAAATCTTTTAAAAGAATGAAATCAGACCGCGACAAGAAGTCGGTTATCAACCTTCTAATGAAACTTTCAACTGGCTGGCGACCTAAGAGAAGGAACATAGATACTATTTGCAAAAGCTCTTTGCACATTATTAAGCAATTTAAAGTTGAAGGTCTATATACAATTTGCACTGTTGACATAGTGAAGGAATCAATGTACATCCAAGTTTTGAAAGTCTGGGATATATTGCCTTTGGAGGATGTTCCAAAATTGGTAAAACGTTTGGATGATATATTTGTCAGGTACACTGATGACTACATCAACCGTTGCAAAGAGAAATATATTGAAGG GAATTTGGAAGTTCCCAAGACTTGGGCAGTCTCTTCAGAAATCATTCGAATCAGGAATCTTGCTGACATTAAGAGTGGAAGTGACTTAAGTGGAGCTCCTTTAGACAGTATGAGTTATGTAGAGAATTCAAATGTGGCTGAAAGTTTGCTTTTAATGAAATTCTACGCTTTATCATCAGGTATTGTGAGCCATTTGCTTTCTGACCGTGATGGTAGAGAATTGGATCTTCCATTTGAAGTAACGGATGAACAGTTGGAGATGATTCTTTATCCAAGAAGCACCTTTATACTTGGTAGGTCAGGTACAGGGAAAACTACTGTGTTGACCATGAAATTAtttcagaaagaaaaactaCATCACACGGCAACAGAAGGATTCTATGGAGATCATTATCATAAGCATTTGCATACTACTCAGGAAAATGATGTTGAGAAGGTTATTGGAGAGAAGAAACTAAATATCTTGCGCCAACTTTTCGTGACAGTCAGTCCTAAATTGTGTTTTGCTGTAAAGCAACACATTTCTCACTTGAAAAG CTCTACCCTGGGAGAGAAGTTTATAGGAGAAGGCAGTTTACTAGACATGGATGATATTGATGATGGGGCACAATTCAAAGATATTCCAAATTCTTTTGTAGACGTTCCATCTAAGTCATACCCTCTTGTTTTAACGTATCATAAGTTCTTGATGATGCTAGATGGAACAATCGGCAATTCATATTTCGACAGATTCCATGACGTAAGGAAACACTCTGATGCTCTAAGTCAAAGGTTAAGATCAGTTTCCTTATATTCAATTATGAGGACAAAGGAAGTTACTTATGAcaggtttagtttattttattggccacattttaatgaaaaactaacGAAGAAACTCGATTCTTCAAGGGTTTTCATTGAGATTATATCTTACATAAAAGGAGGCTTGCAATCCATGGAGATTAGTGATGGTAAACTGAGTCGAGAAGATTACGTCCTATTATCAGAGGGTAGAGTTTCCACTTTAAATAGACTGAAGAGGGAGATGATATATAAGATATTTCAAAACTATGAGAAAATGAAGATGGCGAATGGTGAATTTGATTTGGCTGATCTAGTAATTGATCTTCATCACCGacttaaaaagggaaaatatcatGGAGATgaaattcattttgtttatgttgatgaGGTGCAGGATCTTACAGTGAGTCAAATTGCTTTGTtcaaatatatatgcaaaaatGTGGAAGAGGGATTTGTTTTTTCTGGTGATACAGCACAAACAATTGCCAGGGGAGTTGACTTCAAATTTGAAGATATACGATCTTTGTTCTACAAGAGGTTTGTCATGGAATCAAGAAGCAATGAACATGATGGCAAAGAACAGAAAGGACAACTCTcaaaaattcttaatttgagcCAGAACTTCCGTACCCATGTAGGTATCCTGAAGCTAGCTCAGAGCATCATTGACCTCCTTTACTGTTTCTTTGATCGCTTTGTTGATGTTTTAAACCCTGAGACCAGTATGATATATGGGGAATCTCCAATTTTGCTTGAATCTGAGAATAATGAAAATGcaatcataaaaatttttggaaagACTGGAAATGCTGCTGGTGCCATTGTTGGTTTTGGAGCGGATCAGGTAATATTGGTACGGGATGACAATGCTCGGAAGAATATTTCTGACTACGTCGGGAATCAAGCTCTTGTTTTGACAATAGTAGAGAGCAAAGGCCTTGAATTTAAG GATGTACTTTTATACAACTTTTTTGGTTCGTCAAATCTTAAGAATCAATGGCGAGtgatttatgaatatatgaAGGAACAAAATTTGCTTGACTCCACATCACCTAGTGCTTTCCCAAGCTTCAGTGAAGCTAAACACAACATCTTGTGTGCTGAACTGAAGCAACTGTATGTCGCCATCACTCGCACAAGACAAAGGTTATGGATCTGGGAGGATAACGAGGATGTCTCAAAACCTATGTTTGACTATTGGAAGAAGAAATTTCTTGTTCAAGTCAAACAGTTGGATGATTCATTTGTGCATGCAATGCAAGTTGTGAGCACCCCAGAGGAGTGGAAATTGAAGGGACTCAag CTATTTCATGAATGTAATTATGAAAAGGCAACTTTTTGCTTCGAAAGAGCTAAAGATTTATACTGGGTGGAAAGGTGTAAAGCTACTGCCCTTAAAGCTGATGCTGACCGCATCCGCAGTTTAAACCCTGTGGAGGCTAATATCAAACTAAGGCAAGCTGCTATAAAATTTGAAGCTATAAACAATGCTGATTCAGCCGCCAAATGTTTTTATGAGTTGGGGGAGTATGAAAGAGCTG GTAGGATTTATTTGGAGAAATGTGAGGAACCAGAGCTGGAAAGAGCTGGGGAATGTTTTTGTCTGGCTGGACGCCATGAGCTTGCTGCAAAGGTGTATGCCAAGGGCAATTTTTTAGCAGAATGCTTGACTGTTTGCTCCAAAGGAAAGCTTTTTGATGTTGGATTGCAATACATATATTACTGGAAACAACATGCCAGTAACGATGTTGATCTTGTCCaaagaatcaaacaaataagcAACATTGAACAAGAATTTCTGGAGAGCTGTGCTTTTCATTATCATGAGCATAAAGATAGCAAGTCCATGATGAAATTTGTGAAAGCCTTCCAGTCATTGGATTTGAAACGTAACTTTTTGAAGTCATTGGATTGCTTTGCTGAACTTATACTTCTGGAAGAAGAATCAGGAAACTTCCTGGACGCTGCAAATATTGCAAAAACAAGAGGAGATATTCTCCGCGCAAGTGATTTGCTTCAGAAAGCTGGGAATTTCAAAGAAGCATCTATACTCATTCTTAATTATGTGTTTTCCAACTCTCTATGGTCATCTGGGAGCAAAGGCTGGCCTTTGAAGCAGTTTCGAGAGAAGGAGGAGCTTTTGGGAAAAGCCAAGTCATTGGCAAAGAAAGACTCGAACCAATTTTCTGAATTTGTTCAAACTGAAGCTGACATTATATCAAATGAGCAGTGCAACCTATTGTTGCTTGGTCAACAATTAAATGCTTCAAAGCGATGTCAGAGTTTAAGAGGCGAAATATTAACTGTTCGAAAGATTCTGGATTTCCATCTTCATTTAAGTACCTCCAAATATGGTTGGGAAGACGAATTGGTTTCTGATCTCATAGCATATTCAGAGGACATAATTCATAGGAACCAGGTTTCTGTTGAGACCCTTGTCTACTTCTGGAATTACTGGAAGAATATGATAGTGAAAATACTTGAGTACCTCAAAGATCTGCGAACACAAGATGTTAATGACTACAGAAGTTATGGAGACTTCTGTGTGAACTATCTTGGTATATGGAAGCAATATAGCAGTCGTGGTACCAAGTATCTTTTGCTGAACCCAAATGCACACTGGATTAGAGAGGTGGACAAAAGATGTGCTCAGAGCGAGAAGTTGGTTTTGATTGATGTCAGCAGGCTTGTCTCAGCTGCCCTGCATTATTGGAGTTCAGAGTTACTGTTTGTTGGTAAAAGGGTGTCAGAATATCTGGATACCTTCCATAAACAGTCATTTAAGAATTCATCATCCATGCTCTGCAAAGTAAGaattttttcttacatttttgaGGTTTCAAAATCTCTTTTGAACTCCAAATTTCTGCAACACAGGTATCATGATACTAATTCACTACAAAGTATTGCTGAACAATCAATGTGGCGTTTCTTTGACTTCATATTTCCTCTAGACTGGCGAGAATCGTTGAAAGGGGACTTGATTTATGTGAGAAGAACTGAGATTTGTAGGAGTATGATAAaagaagttatttttcaaaatattggcTTGAAAGGGTGTCTATCTTATGGGCAAATTGGACGCACGGCAGTAATGATTCTGGGGTCTGGTAAGCCAAGCAAAGAGGTATTTGAGAATGTTGCAAAAAGTTGTAACGAAAATAAACCATGGAAGGAATTTTTGGAGAGCCTCAGTCTTTCTGGAACTGTTGGCCCAGGCAATAACATTGATCTTGTTCAGAAGTTCTATGCAGCACTGAAAGATATTTATGAAACCGAATGGAAGAAAGACTATATATCACCGTCCAATTTTCTGTATCTTCTCGAGCGCTTTCTGATTATTTTATCCAGCGTCCAGGGGTTCGTCTTAACCACACAGTCATGTTTTGTGGAATTGCTCATCTACCAGGAGGGGAACACCCCCTCTGTTTTTAAGATTGATGTGCAATTTTCCTTTGGAGATATACTTAAATTTGTAGTCGGCATTGTTTCACAGTTCCTTCACAGCCGGAATGACACAATGGAGTGGATCAAAAAGTCACATCCAAATCATGTGCATCACTACCATTCACTTGTAGTTTTGAGATTGGTTGTGATAGTGTGTTTGCTTCATATGAATTTTGGGAACTATGCAAATTTGCTCTTTGACTTGCTCAACAGGAACTATGACAAACTGCCTCCGGAATTTTGTAATTTACTTCGCAGAAGATGGAGGCATAATTCTCATAATGTAGATCTGATTGCCGAAGCATTCAAGAGGATCCAGAATCCTCTTGTGATTGTGAGTTGGGGGGAAAATTGTTCAAGATTTAAGTGTCGAGATGCAGTTTTTGTTGACATGACAGCTAACAAATATAAGGAGATATTACGTGTCATGTTTCCACAATCTGAAGGCCATTCTGGAACTAAACTGGAAGCTGCTAGTTTGCACAAGAATGTATCTCTGTTAGACTGTCGTGGGAAAGAAAAGGGTTCAATTCTTCCGACTTCAAAATCTTCCATCCTTCTAGATAAGGATTCAATTGCTCAGACCATAAATGAAGATATATCAGAAACAATAGAGGCATTGATAGAAAATGCAGATGATGAAAAGAGCATTTTGTTGAATGCCCCAGCAGTTGAG CCGAATAGCAGTACTGAAGGCAAGGCAACAGAGGCGGGATCAGAAGCAAAATGTGATGAAAATGCAGATGATGAAAAGAGCATTTTGTTGAATGCCCCAACAGTTGAG CAGAATAGCAGTACTGAAGGCAAGGCAACAGAGGCGGGATCAGAAGGAAAATGTGATGAGGGAAACAACACTGACAGTAAGGAGGCATTGCAAGTTAATCGAGCCTCCGGTTCCCAGTCGCCAGAAAACACTCAGAAGACTGAAAAGAAGgggaagggaaagaaaaagccTAAGAAAAAGAACAAGGGAAATGGTAAGCGGAAAAACTAG